One Mytilus trossulus isolate FHL-02 chromosome 5, PNRI_Mtr1.1.1.hap1, whole genome shotgun sequence DNA segment encodes these proteins:
- the LOC134717987 gene encoding zinc finger protein 595-like, producing the protein METEEDIWGEAKILCKKLQDFGNETIIMSVNKQTEKTSCQTSDGVNTFLDKNPDCLQKYKDFCLSLYDSTGSIQNEDQTKGQDKSWENMNLLVLGNQLSDEDTEDYSDYETMKVPLLNLRTTKTSKTKLKEKNKESESEISKKGEIKSKRTLKPKNKPVGTVTSLKEKTLKTSVPKKRKVSKSVKDDQTTRVQRKNTSSTVGKNRTETKGSCEGEITQENTQIETDGQISVDRSKDNMARDNDLYRIGAQWPSYSITCQICKMNWSSKIAYVNHIRSHKEYQICNICDELIHVKDVSIETHISEKHSDINPFKCNICGRGYKSKNGVRNHYVAVHADSSARFWCVLCNRAFGTNNNYKSHMRSHKDRKHCFMCKQEIENLELLRQHMRISHAYYLCLVCNRYFPDELELKEHEETHLENEKKSEINQDIRSFYDSNHEDVVEKDNRHINNQDNGGSTGRKNLRELFSKVLKNPDIIDENETAKNETTSNDLKKDKKESISSKGSQQCGTARKSFKCKFCGRVFKLGIAFARHVKLHNNQSTFKCQHCGKTCKNEETFKHHMILHLPDEKRPHRCQECGKGFATNTCLKKHFLVHSKLKEFICEFCGQCCRDMTNLKIHRRSHTGERPYKCKSCPKTYRSWDALHNHQQSIHLPKKSYMCDICGKFYTQKHRLYEHKRTHREDGLKCDICGIKTLSVAAVRRHLVLEHLEIAKQRGYKIYTCDYCQKILPNKEKYDYHIRQHTGARPFSCLECNKSFRDRKQLKIHMRIHLNDKKYSCSVCNKSFLYNRTLKKHLLTHQSESAPHQKHIFSTIDVAPSSIYMTGETRFSDHIYSAGCRSNGILVSNSNISHRNTVQNVPHLNTSHGEPVQNVHQLNTVNGFPVNYYTERHTNETYGSENPLVGAFNNLYSNQNLGQN; encoded by the exons ATGGAAACTGAAGAGGATATATGGGGAGAAGCTAAAATTCtg tgtaAAAAGCTACAGGACTTTGGAAATGAGACCATTATCATgtcagtaaataaacaaacagagAAAACATCATGTCAAACATCAGATGGAGTTAATACATTCCTAGATAAGAATCCAGATTGCTTACAGAAGTATAAGGATTTCTGTT TGTCATTATATGATTCAACTGGTTCCATTCAAAATGAAGATCAAACAAAAGGTCAAGATAAGAGCTGGGAAAACATGAATCTGTTAGTTTTAGGGAACCAGTTATCAGATGAAGATACAGAAGACTATTCAGATTAT gaaactATGAAAGTTCCTCTTTTAAATTTGAGGACAACAAAAACCTCAAAGactaaattaaaagaaaagaataaagaATCAG AATCTGAAATTAGCAAAAAAGGAGAAATTAAAAGCAAGAGGACTTTAAAACCAAAGAACAAACCAGTTGGTACAGTTACCAG CTTAAAGGAAAAGACATTAAAAACTTCTGTCCCGAAGAAAAGAAAAGTGTCAAAGTCTGTGAAAGATGACCAAACAACAAGAGtacaaagaaaaaacacatcATCAACAGTaggaaaaaatagaacagaaacAAAAGGCAGTTGTgaaggggaaataactcaagAAAATACACAAATTGAAACTGATGGACAAATCAGTGTAGACAGAAGTAAAGACAATATGGCTAGGGACAATGATTTGTATCGAATAGGAGCGCAGTGGCCTAGTTATTCAATTACCTGTCAAATCTGTAAGATGAACTGGTCTAGTAAAATTGCCTATGTTAATCATATCCGCTCCCACAAGGAATATCAGATTTGTAACATTTGTGATGAACTTATTCATGTCAAAGACGTGAGTATTGAAACACATATTAGTGAAAAACACAGTGATATTAACCCTTTTAAGTGCAATATTTGTGGACGGGGatacaaaagtaaaaatggCGTCAGGAACCATTACGTGGCTGTTCATGCTGACTCTTCCGCTAGATTTTGGTGCGTCTTATGTAACCGTGCATTTGGCACTAATAATAATTACAAGTCTCACATGAGGTCTCATAAGGATAGAAAGCATTGTTTTATGTGTAAGCAGGAAATTGAAAACCTAGAGCTGCTGAGACAACACATGAGAATTAGCCATGcttattatttatgtttggtTTGTAATAGGTACTTCCCTGATGAATTGGAGCTCAAGGAGCATGAAGAGACACATTTAGAAAATGAGAAAAAGTCTGAAATTAATCAGGATATCAGAAGTTTTTATGATTCAAATCATGAAGATGTGGTGGAAAAAGATAACAGGCATATAAATAATCAGGATAATGGCGGGAGTACTGGAAGAAAAAATTTAAGAGAGTTATTTTCGAAAGTGTTAAAAAATCCAGATATAATAGATGAAAATGAAACagcaaaaaatgaaacaacttcaaatgatttaaagaaagataagaaaGAAAGCATTTCCAGTAAAGGCAGTCAACAATGTGGTACTGCtagaaaatcatttaaatgtaaattttgtgGTCGTGTTTTTAAACTTGGAATTGCTTTTGCACGTCATGTAAAATTACACAACAATCAGTCCACCTTTAAATGCCAACATTGTGGCAAAACTTGTAAGAATGAAGAGACGTTTAAACATCATATGATTTTACATCTACCTGATGAGAAGAGGCCACATCGATGTCAAGAATGTGGCAAAGGGTTTGCCACTAATACCTGTCTGAAGAAACATTTTCTAGTCCACAGCAAATTGAAGGAATTTATATGTGAATTCTGTGGCCAGTGTTGTCGAGATATGACAAATTTAAAG ataCATCGTAGATCTCATACAGGAGAAAGACCATACAAATGTAAATCTTGTCCAAAGACTTACCGGAGCTGGGACGCATTACACAACCACCAACAGTCTATACATCTACCAAAGAAATCGTACATGTGCGATATATGTGGGaaattttacacacaaaaacataGACTTTATGAACATAAACGCACACATCGGGAAGATGGGTTGAAATGTGATATTTGTGGAATTAAAACACTGAGCGTTGCTGcagtccgaagacatttggttcTAGAACATCTAGAAATTGCCAAACAAAGGGGATATAAAATCTATACCTGTGATTACTGTCAAAAGATTTTACcgaacaaagaaaaatatgattatCATATACGACAGCATACAGGTGCAAGGCCATTTAGTTGTTTGGAATGTAATAAAAGTTTCAGAGACAGGAAACAGCTCAAGATTCACATGagaatacatttaaatgataaGAAATATTCCTGTTCTGTGTGTAACAAATCGTTTCTTTACAACAGAACCCttaaaaaacatcttttaacTCATCAATCTGAAAGTGCTCCCCATCAAAagcatattttttcaacaattgaTGTAGCTCCCTCAAGTATATACATGACAGGTGAAACTCGCTTTTCAGATCACATTTATAGTGCTGGTTGTAGGTCTAATGGGATTTTGGTTTCCAATAGCAACATTTCTCATAGGAACACTGTACAGAATGTGCCTCACTTGAACACATCTCATGGAGAACCTGTTCAGAATGTTCATCAATTGAACACTGTGAATGGGTTTCCTGTGAATTACTATACAGAAAGACATACCAACGAAACTTATGGTAGTGAAAATCCACTTGTGGGAGCCTTCAATAACTTATACTCTAACCAGAATCTTGGACAAAATTAG